The genomic window AGcatggcggtggtggcggcggtcagGACGGCGTTGCCGGCGTagtcgacggcggcgagctTGCGGCGCCAGGCGACGTGGGGGTCCCGGACGCTGCCCCGGAGGAACAGGGCCAGCAGCACCAGGCTGGCCACGCCAAAGGGCACGGGCAGCCAAAACACCCAGCGCCACCGGCCGGCCTGGGCCAGCACGCCGCCGAGCAGCGGGCCGCCGGTCGCGCCCAGCAGGTACGCCGCCAGCATGATGGCCATGTAGTTGCCGCGGACGCGCACGGGCACCAGGTCCGACACCACGATGGCCGCCATCACGTTGATGCCGCCCGAGCCCAGGCCCATGACCACGCGGCCGGCAATCAGCTGCGCCGGCGTGGTTGCCGCCCCCGAGAGGATGCCGCCGCCCACAAACACCAGGAACGAGAGCCCGGTGGGGATGCGCCGCCCAAACAGGTCCGACAGTTGGCCCAGGGGTGGGGATATTGCCGCGCTGGCAGCAGGGGGCCGGCGGGAGGTGGGGGGAGTGGTCAGATGCGATTCAAGAAACTGAGTGGGgggcggaggaggagaaggagcgacaggagaaagagggagagagagaaagaggaaAGCACGAACCTCGCAAGCGCCGCCCCGTTGGACGCCCACACATACTCGCCACCCATGTTCAGCGCGCTCGCAATCGTCGGCATCGCTGTGGATATGATGGTGATCTCGAGCGCCAGCATCAGCTTTCCGGCTGCGAGAGCCACCATGACGGCCCAGAACCGGAATCCcttggctggctggctgcttTCCGCCCCCGTCGCTGGCTGGGTTACCGACGCTTCCATGTCGGTGGGCTTCTCCGTGCCCGAGGGCTCCGATGGGGCGTCTTGTGTCATgggcaaaaggaaaaggctgGGCGCGTGGCTGGTTGACGTCGGGTGCTGTTGAATTTCAGTTTTCGTTTTTCAGGCTGTTCCTTTGCACGCTGGATGCGGAGTTGGTCCTCAATTATGGCGGCTGCATGAGGGCCAGAGCTGCCGCATTCAAAAATTGCTCCCGTGCAGGAGTCAGATGCTTTTTGTTGACCAGTCGACCTGTCACCATCCCCATCTCGCCCCAATCCGGAAGGACTTGCATGGTAAAACATTAAGCGGAGCGGGTGTACGAGGGTGTTGTGGATATGAAAGTCGAAAAACAACCAGGACTGGTGGAATATGCAGCTCCTCAGACCCTACGGCCTCGTCCCACGACAGAGATCGGCGTCTCCGTAGGGAATGGAGTCGGAATCAGACCGACTCGTACAGCGTACATATAAAAAATATTTGGGGGGTTCTACTCCATTAACCTCCGGTCAAACAGGGGTCCCTAAAATTTAGATTGCGCTAAGCCTTAAGTTGGTTTATTTTGTACGTAAACTTGAAAATTTAGGATTTTAACCATGCGCAATTTAACGTTTACCGATTCCCGAGTTTTTTTTGGAGACGTTCTTGTTCGCAAACTCTAATAAATAATATATATGATAAACTGTAAAATTTTAACAAATTTACCCAAATTGTAGTTCCTTATATAAAAGTACCACGTCGACcaaatttttataataaagaACAATATATAGTCTTCATAATATTATCTTTGTTGCGCAACAAATAAAATTTTGCACTTTTTTACAGTTCCGTTATATATGATTTCTGTTAAATTTGCAAATATGCATACGTTATAGTGAGTATATCTTCCAATTTGCAAATAATGGCCAGTTTCAAAATATACAAAAGCGTAATTGTAAAAATGCGGGCAGGATAAATGTGTAATTACGATTCCTGTATATCAACTATATACAACATGAAATAATCCAATATCAAAGTGCCATTTACATTTTAGGAACCCCTTGTTTGATGGGGTCAACAGAGTCAAGACCCCCCAATGCAGTTTGCAACTGTACAAAGTAGCTAATAATAAATCCAATTGGGAAACCATGTTGAATCGCATGAACCAATCAGCAGCTGTATTTTGGGGAAAAAGATGGACTGAAAAGTCAAGGCCGGAGTGCAGGGTAGATGAGGTACGCCCATATCTACCATGGTAGTTTGTACGACGTAATGTGTACCGACGGATCTGATTTGGAACTTGGCAAGTCGGGGTTTCGGGGCTTCTCTGTTCCAAATGGTTCCCGTGAGGCTGACAAGCGCAAAGTATCGCGTATAAAACTGCGGCAGTTGGGATGCCCCTGCAAAACATCAGGGCAAGAATCACTATGGTAGAGCAGCCTCATTACATGGGGCAATCATgtccttacctacctagcgaCATTTGCCAGCCCCTTCCGGACATTTTACTTGTCAAGAAATAGCAGGGCCATCCATAGTGCACATCTTGACAGGGGGTAATACTGCACTCGAGCGAATTAATACTCCAGAGATTACAAATACAAACAAGGGAAGACTGATTGGGTCCCGTTTAACTGGGCCAATGACTCGCCCTGCTGTCTTTGATCAGCGGGTGTATGCCTCGGGGACCTATTCACCTCTCTGCGAGGTTGCAGCGCTAAGGGTATCCCTGTAGGCCTCTTGGAACTTGCTCTTGTAGCCTGCGAGCCTGCGTATCTATTCATTCCCCGGGTAGGATACTCGTTAGCTGAATATCTTGTCTAGCGGTCAAGCATCGGCTGCTCAAGTAGCAGATATCGTCAAAGGGCTGCTAAACTGTACCCAGAATCTCCAAACAACggacaggaaaaaaagaaaaaaaaagatatgaGTGAAGCCAAGGTGACCTGGGCGTCTCTTCCACGCAAAGACCAGCTGTTGATTCTCTTCCTGGTTCGCTTTTGTGAGCCCATCGTCAAAGTCTCCATATCGGCATATGTCTACTTCCAGCTGCAATGGCTGGACCCTTCGTTACCAAGCGCAAAGGTCGTCCAGCAGGTGACGCTGTTGCAGGCCGCCTATACCGTGGCGCAGGGTTTGGCGAGTATGTTTCTGGGCACTATAGCGGATTCGCCTAGGGGCGGGCGCAAGTTTGTGGTCGTGATGAGTTTGTTTGGGTcttgtatgttttttttttctctttttttttttgacgtcatcccccttttttctcttcactGGTATTTTGTTGAAGATGCTGACCTTGATGCTCAGTTGTTGCCTGTTCCCTTTTTGGCTTTGTGGCCAATTTCAAACAGGCCATTGCCCTCCGTTTCATCGAAGGTCTCACCAATGGCAACGTCGCCATGGTTCGCACCATGACGTCTGAGCTtgtcaaggaaaaaaagtaaGCTCGCACTTCCGCATTTGTACAAGCTTCTCCATCTGACCCCCGCGAGAATAGGTTTCAAGCAAGAGCCTTTGTGCTTCTCAACATCAGCACCGGCTTCGCAATCATCCTCAGCGCCCTGGTCGCCGCCGTCACTGTCGAACTGACCCCCAAGGCTCACGGCAGCGGCGGAGGACTGCTGACTAGATATCCGTATGCGCTACCGGCGCTGCTCAATGCCGGGTTTCTCTTGGTTGTGCTGCTGACGGCGACTTTGTTTCTTGAAGAGGTGGGTGGCAGCTTGGTGCTCGCAGCCGGGACCCAATGAACCGCACCATTTGGGTGATGAACACAGTTCACTAACACAAGTGCATTTACCACATATAGACATCCAAGCTCGTCCGCGACAGATACGACCCAGGCATCGCCTTGTCCCGCTACGTCATGTCCAAGCTGGGGCTTGCccgcggcggcagcaaaGAACAAGAATACCACGTCATCGACGAAGGCGAAGAAATGGCCTTTTTGCCCGAGTCGCCCCATGCGTCAGCACCGCCCAAAATAGCCCCAATTCTGCCCACGGCCCGCATGTTCACCAAGAACATGTTTGTGACGCTCCTCGCCTGCTTCATCTGCGACACCCACCTGACGGTGGCGAGCGTGTCCTTCCCGAACCTCTTGGTGACGCCCGTCTCGACGCTCGAGGAGGAATCGCGGCGGCAGCTGCCCTTCTTCTTCGGGGGCGGGGCCGGCTTcacgccgctgccgctggcGGTGTACTCGGTCATGTACGGGGCCTTCTCCATCCCGCTGCAGCTGTTCCTGTACCCGCGGCTGGCGCAGCGGCTGGGGGCGCTGCAGGTGTGGCGCATCTTCTACCTGGCCTTCCCGCTGCTCTACTACGCGTACCCCTTTGCGGCGCTGGTGCCGTCGTCCAGCCCGCCGCCGGCCGGCAAGACGGGGGCGCCCATCTGGGCGGTGCTGACGGCCATGCAGGTGCTGACGGCGCTGCTGACCAGCACCGTGTCGCCGAGCCAGACCGTGCTCATCAACTCGGCCTGTCCGCACCCGAGCGCCCTGGCCCGCACCCACAGCGTCGCCTTTGTCATCAGCACCGCCACCCGCGCCGGCAGCACGGCGCTGGCCGGTGCGCTGCTGGGCTACGGCGCCGCGCACAACGTCACCGGCCTGGTGTTTTGGCTGTGCGCGGCCCTGGCGGCCCTCGGGTCGTGTCTCAACCCGTTCCTGCGGGAGGGGTCGGGCCATGAGATACGCCTGCCGGGGGATGATTAGCTTTGGCGAGTCGTGTGCAtggggggagggggaggggaggggagggggagggggagggggcAGGGGGTAGGGGACGGAATGAACGGACTTATGAATGTAACGAGACGGTAAAAATAGACTCGAGGATCGGTACGCAGAATCATCAATCCCAATACTTGTGTCCATTATATCATTTCCATTATATTCTCCCATTATATCATCCCATTATATCATCCCATTATATCATTTCCAACTTGAAATCCCATTCATTTCACACACAAACATCAAAACAAATGGCTCGCTTCACAGACAAAATCGCCCTGGTAACCTCGGCCGCATCAGGGAGCGGCGCCGCCATCGTccggcggctggcgtccgaagGCGCGACCGTCATCGCGGCCGACAAGACGGGCCAAGAAGCGCTGGCCGCCGAGCTGGGCCCGTCGGTGATTGCGCGCACGCTGGACGCCGGGTCCGAGGCCAGCATCGCGGAGCTGGACGCGTACATCCGCAGCGCGCACGGGCGGCTCGACATCCTGGTCAACAACACGGGCATGGGCGGGCCGCGCTGCCCGCTGCTGGAGGTGACgcccgccgcggccgccgaGGTCTTCAACTACAACATCCTGGGCGCCTacctgctgctgcagctggGGCTGCGCTACATGACCGCGCAGCCGCAGGGCGGCGCCGTCGTGCTGACCGCCAGCATCGCCGGCCTGGTGGGCACGCCGCACTCGTCGCCCTACTCGGTGTCCAAgggcgccgtcgtcgccatGTGCAagaccgccgccgtcgagtaCGCCAAGGACCGCGTCAGGGTCAACTGCGTCGCGCCCGGCCCCACCGCCGTGCCCATGGTGCAGAGGCTCGGCGAGTCGGCCAACGACCGCCTGCGCCAGCGCATCCCGCAGGGCAGGCTCGCCGAGCCCAGCGaggtcgccgccgtcgttgCCTTTCTGGCCGACGACCGCGATGCGGGGCACGTCACTGGTCAGGTTTGGGCCGTCGATGGGGGCTGGACGGCTGCCTGAGGGGCGGGgtggggtaaaaaaaaaaaccaaagaaaaaaaaccgatTACGTGGTAAAAGCTGTGGGTTTGGGAATTGAGTTTGCGACGTAATGTTATAGCACCACTACCATACTATAGTAGTACCAACGTCGTGGCCCTTGTCGACACGGGATGAACCCCTCAGGGCAGGGGGTGGGTGAGATCGGAATTGGGATGGGATGGGGTGGGATGGGATTGGGGTCCTTGGCGTTGTCGAGTCGTGGAATCAAGCTTTGGCGCAGTATGCACACGCCCCCCTTATATTATCTACCTTATTATTACGTCATGTTTTGCCTGCCGATATTAGACGCAGCCTAAGCCATATTCAGATCTCCATTAAGATGCATGCTAAGCGGATGGAACCTTATTATCGACAAAACGAACAACACGATGGCATTGCTCAAACCGTCAACCGAGATGAGCGGTCAGCTGGCTTGACTGGAAGCATTTGTCTTAACCCGGGCCTGCAGGGATTTGGCAACCTGATTAGAAACATtccaaaaacaaacaacccCACAACCGCCCGCGCCGCCCCCACATTGCAAGGACGTTGGTTTTCACCCCTGCAGTACCGCAGTGGtgtgtttttattttcttttgtatcGAAACATTCGGGATCTCCCGCAAGGGCTTCGACATGGGTCCCTCCAGAATTATCAATTTTGGATACCGGAACCGCCGGACTGTCCCGCCATGAACTCGCAGGGGTTTCCCTGTTTCTCTTATTTCTTtagtttttcttttattttttttctttctgtcttttttctttggtacCATTTGGCAACCTAAGCGGCCTCGTTATGTGCATGTCGACCTGGTCCCGCTTTAACAGAAGTTTGGTGTCTAGTTTACGTTCGGCATCTCTGCACGACGAGATCTCTGCACGACGAGACCCCAATCCGAACACCCGCTCTTGTGTTTGGCAGTAGGCACTGGCAGTAGGCACAAACACCAGGAGAAaaacgagaagaaaaaaaaaacaatgttGTACAGGGACCAATACGCAGCCCTCTCCCACGACCACCCAGACTACGCAAGCGACGGTGAGCACGAGCAGTACCCTCTGACCGAGGACGGCCGCCAGCCCACACCGCCGGCCCGCCCCGGCCACAGCAGGCGATACCggtgggtggtggtggcggtgctGGCCCAGGTCGTCTACACGGTTCTGGTGCTCGTCGTCGTGCGCCAGTTTTACTACAAGCGTGTCTGCGTCTCCCTTGCTGCGCCTGATAGTCTTGGCGCCTGGGTAAGTCtcgttttgtctttttttctctttttgctGGACAAGATTATCGTCTAGGGTGTGCTGACTGACAACCAAATGTGAGCAGAAAGTTCTCAAGTACAGCGAGGTTGATGCCGACCATCGAGAGCCCGACGAGCACCACCCTTTCCTAGGCGCTCCGGGGCCGTCGGTTGACCGGAACTGGCACGAGCTTTTGTCGAGTACCAAAAGACCCTACAAACCCCCTTTCCATAACTAAAGTAATCTGCTGACGAGGATACATTCCAATGACCAGCGTTCCGGGACCGCCTCCCCAGCGCGGAGATCAAGAGACTGGGAATCGAGGAAGGATCCATCTGGCTGGACGATGATCTTGGCGGGTAGTAAGTAGCAAGGGCAACATAATATCAACAATCCGCGACAAGACTAACGCAGGTTGCAGTTACGGGAGTGTGTGGGTTGGGCATAACCTGCACTGCGTGGTAAAGTGGCACTCTTGATCCTGTCTGTTTGCGTGCTCTAGCTTGCTGACCGACTGCCGCAGAAATACATATACGATGGTTTGCACCGAGACCACTACTACCCCAACCTAACCGTGGCAGAAGAGACGTCTCATCAACGTCATTTGCGTAggtccttttctttcttggtcttggAAAATCCCAGTGTTCTGCGGTCCGTTCAACCAGCCCGCAACTAACACAGAAATAGACCACTGCCTCCACCGGTTGATGGACGCGCTCAAGTGCCATCCGGACATGTCCCCGATCACCCAACACTGGGTGGTGAACGAGGTGGTCCCCGTCGTCAACTGGGACGGCGCGCGACACACGTGCGCCAACTGGGACCACGTCGTGGACTGGGCCAAGAAGAACCGCATCGTGCCGGCCGGAAAGGCCTCTATCCCTGAAGGTGAGCAAAATGGCCCATTATTCTTTTTGGGGGCGTACTTTTGAGAATATCTACTGACTGTCTTGAGCAGTTGCGCCACATCCACTCTACGGTAAGCTTGCACTGTTTCCTCATATATTTAGTACTCGTAGTACTCGTCAAACGGCAAGATGCACGTCTGTCGAATACAAGCCAACAAGACAAAACCACAAACACAGCAAAATTCATCAACGAGCGCGGCAAGGCCGACTTTGTAAACAAGGATGCCATCATAGAGTGGGACTTGCTCTGGGCTCGCCCCGACTGGCAGGAATTTGCACGGGAACGCGGGATTCCGGAAGGGACGATTCCTCCGAAGGAGATGTTGCGGAACAAACACGTCGGGTAGATGCTAGGAAATATATTTTGGTGCCGCGGCTTGCGCTGTGTTTAATTAATTCCGTGATTCTTTCTGGGGTCATGCTTGACAAGTTTCAGCCAAGTAAAAGACGCGATACTTGTATGTGCGAATTGGGATGCGTTCTAGTTCTGGATGTGTGTTGCTTGCGTTGATGACGACATGTTGAACTAGGCCTAGGTACAAACCCGCACGCCCATGCTATTGACTCGCTTATTAATCATGCCTCTAGAATCAGTTCATGTACCTTGGGCAGATGCCTGAGAACATGCGCTAGGTACCTATTCTGAAAGGGACTTTGGTGGGCTTCCCTGCTGCCGATCGCTCTGCCTGGGTACTTTTGTGAGATCACAAGTCGTAAATATTAAAACAGCAGCCCACACGAGGCCTTTCCTGACTCGGTCATTCTCACAGCTACAGcggtaaaaaaaataaaaccaacAATTTTCCCGTTGGAGTTGGGAGGTGAATGGCTGGAGTGGGTTGACTGACGAGCTTTAATCTCATCTCCAGCTCTTTTATATATCCGGGTAACCCATGTTAGTTGGGGTTTCGACAGTGGACCCCCTGCCAAAGCCCCATGGCAAGAATCATGCTAGTCTTGTCCCAGGCGGATCTTTTGGTGGGGAAATTAACCTTTTAAAAAGCTACCAGTGGTTCGCGTCCCCGAGTACAACACGGGATTGGTTCATTTAATTTAGAGTAAGAAGCTTACACCCTGCTAATGCCcagaaacaaagaaagaaaaaaaaaagtcaagtcgTCGCATGCGCAGCCCCACAAAAAACTAGAGCCTCCCAATAAACCAACAGCATTCTAGAATAGACCAAACACAAACTAGATCTAAACGGGGATCTGCAGGACATAGTCGACAATCTTTTTGACGTCGCCCACCCGCTTGGGCACCTCGTGCTCGCCGTCAAACTCCAACAGCTGGGCGCCCTTGTAGTGCGTGGCGTACATGCGCCTGCTCTGCGGCAGGTTGACGGTATCCTGGCGGCCGTGGACGTGCAGGGTCGGCAAGGCGACGACAACCTCCTCGGGGCCGCGGCCCTGGGCGGCGCACACGTCGAGCATGTAGCGCGTGGCGACGTCGCTGTAGCCGGGGCACAGCAGGACGGCGAAGCGCAGGTCGGGCAGCCAGGTGACGAGCGCGACCTGCCGCTGCCACAGGAGCAGGGTGCTGGCGACGGCGCCCTGGCTGAAGCCCAGGACGCCGGCGATGGTGCTGCCCGGGTTCGCGGCGAGGTAGGCGTCGACGCTGCGGCGGACGGACTGGTTGAAGGTGgcgacctcggcggcggGGTCGTCGTGCACCTCCCTGAACCAGCTGTAGAAGGGGTCCATGCCGGCGAAGAAGGGGAGCACGTCCGGGCCCGGCGTGGCGACGTGCGGGGCGCAGGCGTAGAGCAGGTCGTAGTACTGGGCCAGGGCGGCGCGCAGAGACGAGGTCTGGAAGCGGAAGATGTCGGCTGATGCGCCCCCGCCGTGGAGGCAGAGGATGGCTTTGGAGGGCCGTTTG from Pyricularia oryzae 70-15 chromosome 4, whole genome shotgun sequence includes these protein-coding regions:
- a CDS encoding 3-oxoacyl-[acyl-carrier-protein] reductase, coding for MARFTDKIALVTSAASGSGAAIVRRLASEGATVIAADKTGQEALAAELGPSVIARTLDAGSEASIAELDAYIRSAHGRLDILVNNTGMGGPRCPLLEVTPAAAAEVFNYNILGAYLLLQLGLRYMTAQPQGGAVVLTASIAGLVGTPHSSPYSVSKGAVVAMCKTAAVEYAKDRVRVNCVAPGPTAVPMVQRLGESANDRLRQRIPQGRLAEPSEVAAVVAFLADDRDAGHVTAPLPYYSSTNVVALVDTG
- a CDS encoding oxidoreductase, with translation MGLAKRPSKAILCLHGGGASADIFRFQTSSLRAALAQYYDLLYACAPHVATPGPDVLPFFAGMDPFYSWFREVHDDPAAEVATFNQSVRRSVDAYLAANPGSTIAGVLGFSQGAVASTLLLWQRQVALVTWLPDLRFAVLLCPGYSDVATRYMLDVCAAQGRGPEEVVVALPTLHVHGRQDTVNLPQSRRMYATHYKGAQLLEFDGEHEVPKRVGDVKKIVDYVLQIPV